One genomic region from Terriglobus aquaticus encodes:
- a CDS encoding Ig-like domain repeat protein has protein sequence MWACVFAALAMLFPTTVHAQGAVPDSLPVSGLRLTLKRTDEQQASLEALLKAQQTPGAAEYRRWITPEEFANRFAPDATTRQAAADWLRQQGFQVDGTATNGMRIAFRGTAAQVRRAFRVDLAPRAAVGAATVSFAADSRPKLDRIPGAQVVIAGDAVSVLADAVESNAAAAVTVPPVDASAAQEWQELLAEAAAEGITVLQTTSGGAGSDTASVAMLSNAAGLVQTSQDATSRPEWQAAAGLPADGNRALPDGVLPDVAGLLQALQTFAVQHGRVGPLAPQLYRLAVGHGIFTHEDPNAPEGTWTATDGLGAVNVAALVRALATGATGVNVALAVSNTTVTHGQALGLTYTVTGTGGTPTGTVTATLKGRSGGTATLGPSSLDSKGVASFSTTTLPGDVYDLSGTYSGDATFAPGTSNIVTSTVTPEDVVLTATAPNTKLGGTIPVTVTAKSSSGVGVPSGPVTVTAFTSATPTTYTATLSSSTSSSASTVVNVPATTLGKLTLQANCTSNGSFACNQPTSFAAMVTTATPTVTLTSTPEATVANSATQKYDLAISVAAPSGSTTVPTGTVAIQNNGVQIASVTLNNGAGTYTASLSGATNSLVAAYSGDTSYSPANSAAVVVSAPLVTTSTALSISPTTLNFGSSASFTATVTPASYATGAPTGTITFRSSLQGVVGTATLGNGFVTLNLAALQVGTHSITAVYSGDSNYSGSTSTATTLAVALGKVASTTTLTLLPAQPLAGQSTTFTAIVAPSFPAAVASVAPSVNCTGQVTFLSNNVFVANGTLSGGTVSVAGKLPVGSDSLTAVYGGDTTCYGSRSSAVVVSPARVASAISLQPSMIYANAGQTIQLTATLTGGDASLIGIPSGTVTFYDVRGGSQITLGTATLSATGTNQSTAATNVYGSIAGPHSFSAVYSGDGIFLPSTSASASVNFGDFSVSLNPGSLTVPRGGTVSGTASLSVTSGFNSSVVLTCTPPGGSQITCAFQPSTVMAGGSVGLTVTTAVQSASGAPSYSDGMLGGAGATLAALLLVPFRRTRRIGAVLLMLCFSVVLTNGCGLGMVDSTNNLNGGGTSSGGTSGGGGGTGSSGTPLGTQLLTITATSSDGTLRHTYTLPVTVQ, from the coding sequence GTGTGGGCGTGTGTGTTCGCCGCGCTTGCAATGCTGTTCCCGACCACGGTGCACGCCCAGGGCGCGGTCCCCGATTCGCTGCCGGTAAGTGGTCTGCGGCTGACGTTGAAGCGTACGGACGAGCAGCAGGCCTCCCTTGAGGCGCTGCTGAAGGCGCAGCAGACGCCGGGGGCGGCAGAGTATCGCCGCTGGATTACGCCCGAAGAGTTCGCAAACCGGTTTGCGCCGGACGCGACCACCCGGCAGGCTGCCGCTGATTGGCTTCGGCAGCAGGGATTCCAGGTGGACGGCACGGCGACGAACGGAATGCGTATCGCGTTCCGCGGGACCGCGGCACAGGTGCGTCGGGCATTCCGAGTGGACTTGGCGCCCCGAGCGGCCGTGGGGGCGGCGACGGTGTCGTTTGCTGCGGATTCGCGTCCGAAGTTGGACCGTATCCCGGGAGCGCAAGTGGTGATCGCCGGCGACGCCGTTTCCGTGTTGGCGGATGCGGTTGAGTCGAATGCAGCGGCAGCTGTGACCGTGCCACCCGTGGACGCGAGTGCTGCCCAGGAGTGGCAGGAACTGCTCGCCGAAGCGGCAGCGGAGGGCATCACCGTCCTGCAGACGACCAGTGGCGGCGCCGGCAGCGACACCGCCAGCGTGGCGATGTTGTCGAATGCGGCTGGGCTTGTGCAGACCTCTCAGGATGCGACGAGCCGACCCGAGTGGCAGGCGGCTGCAGGATTGCCTGCCGATGGAAATCGCGCTCTGCCGGATGGGGTGTTGCCGGATGTTGCAGGGCTTTTGCAGGCGTTGCAGACGTTTGCCGTGCAGCACGGGCGAGTGGGTCCGCTGGCGCCGCAACTGTATCGGCTGGCCGTGGGTCACGGCATCTTCACGCACGAAGACCCGAACGCGCCGGAGGGGACATGGACGGCGACCGACGGCCTGGGAGCCGTGAACGTGGCGGCCCTGGTGAGAGCGCTGGCAACCGGCGCAACAGGCGTGAATGTCGCTCTTGCTGTGTCAAACACGACGGTCACGCACGGGCAGGCGTTGGGGCTGACGTATACCGTTACAGGCACCGGTGGAACGCCGACCGGCACGGTTACGGCGACGCTCAAGGGCCGGTCTGGCGGTACGGCCACGCTCGGGCCCAGCTCTCTGGATTCGAAAGGCGTTGCCTCCTTCAGCACTACTACGCTGCCGGGCGATGTCTATGACCTGTCTGGGACCTATAGCGGTGACGCTACGTTTGCGCCAGGGACCAGCAACATCGTTACGAGCACCGTTACACCGGAAGATGTGGTTCTGACGGCGACCGCTCCCAACACAAAGCTGGGCGGGACCATTCCCGTGACGGTAACGGCAAAATCATCAAGCGGCGTGGGAGTTCCAAGCGGACCTGTTACGGTGACCGCATTCACCTCCGCCACGCCGACTACTTACACGGCGACTCTGTCCAGCAGCACCAGCAGCAGCGCGAGCACAGTCGTCAACGTGCCGGCAACCACGCTGGGCAAGCTCACACTGCAGGCCAATTGCACGAGCAACGGCAGCTTTGCCTGCAACCAGCCGACCAGTTTTGCCGCTATGGTGACGACGGCGACCCCGACGGTGACGCTGACCAGCACACCGGAAGCTACCGTGGCGAACTCGGCTACGCAGAAGTACGACCTGGCGATCTCGGTCGCGGCACCCAGTGGAAGCACGACGGTTCCCACGGGAACGGTAGCCATTCAGAACAATGGCGTGCAGATTGCCAGCGTGACGCTGAACAACGGTGCAGGCACGTATACGGCATCGCTGAGCGGGGCCACCAACAGCTTGGTCGCGGCGTATAGCGGCGACACCAGCTATAGTCCTGCGAACTCTGCTGCCGTGGTCGTGAGCGCGCCTCTGGTGACGACGAGCACCGCGCTGTCGATCAGTCCAACCACGCTCAACTTCGGATCGAGTGCATCGTTCACGGCTACGGTCACGCCAGCTTCGTATGCGACCGGAGCTCCAACAGGAACGATTACCTTCCGGTCGAGTCTGCAGGGTGTGGTTGGAACGGCGACGCTGGGCAACGGGTTCGTGACCTTGAACCTGGCGGCGCTGCAGGTGGGAACGCACTCGATTACTGCGGTGTATAGCGGCGATTCTAACTATTCGGGAAGCACGTCAACCGCCACAACATTGGCTGTGGCGCTGGGCAAGGTGGCCTCCACGACGACGCTCACGCTGTTGCCCGCGCAGCCGCTGGCGGGCCAGAGTACGACGTTCACTGCGATCGTAGCCCCTAGCTTTCCCGCGGCGGTGGCGTCCGTAGCGCCAAGCGTGAACTGCACGGGACAGGTGACGTTTCTGTCGAACAACGTGTTTGTCGCGAACGGAACGCTGAGTGGCGGAACGGTGAGCGTAGCGGGCAAGCTGCCGGTGGGCAGCGACTCGTTGACCGCGGTGTATGGCGGCGACACCACTTGCTACGGCAGCAGGTCTTCTGCGGTGGTGGTTTCACCAGCGAGGGTGGCGTCTGCGATCAGTCTGCAGCCGAGCATGATCTATGCCAATGCAGGGCAGACGATTCAGTTGACCGCCACGCTGACCGGAGGCGATGCCAGCCTGATTGGTATTCCAAGCGGGACGGTCACCTTCTACGACGTGCGCGGCGGAAGCCAGATCACGTTAGGCACCGCCACGCTGAGCGCGACGGGCACGAACCAGTCCACCGCCGCGACCAACGTGTATGGGTCGATTGCGGGGCCGCACAGCTTTTCAGCGGTCTACAGCGGCGACGGGATCTTTCTCCCGTCGACTTCTGCGTCAGCGTCCGTCAACTTCGGCGACTTTAGTGTGTCGTTGAATCCGGGGAGCCTGACGGTCCCGCGGGGCGGCACAGTCAGCGGTACCGCCAGCCTGTCCGTCACAAGCGGGTTCAACTCGTCGGTCGTGCTGACCTGTACGCCGCCCGGTGGCAGCCAGATTACCTGCGCGTTTCAGCCGTCCACGGTGATGGCGGGCGGTTCAGTTGGGCTGACGGTGACTACCGCGGTGCAGAGCGCGAGCGGCGCGCCAAGCTATTCCGACGGGATGTTGGGCGGCGCTGGCGCGACTCTCGCGGCCCTGTTGCTGGTGCCGTTCCGTCGCACACGGCGGATTGGAGCGGTCCTGTTGATGCTGTGCTTCTCCGTAGTCCTGACGAATGGTTGCGGTCTGGGCATGGTGGATTCCACCAACAACCTGAATGGCGGCGGTACATCCTCGGGCGGTACTAGTGGAGGCGGTGGAGGCACTGGAAGTTCTGGAACGCCGCTGGGGACGCAGTTGCTGACCATCACAGCGACATCGAGTGATGGGACGCTGCGGCACACGTACACCTTGCCGGTCACGGTGCAGTAG
- the glmU gene encoding bifunctional UDP-N-acetylglucosamine diphosphorylase/glucosamine-1-phosphate N-acetyltransferase GlmU, whose amino-acid sequence MEALGIVIMAAGKGTRLKSSRPKVLHAVGGKLLLQHVIDAALQIVPASAIQIVIGHQAEMVRQAVQHTGVRFVLQAEQLGTGHALQCVKQSYLADRVAPPENLIVLSGDVPLIRPETIDRLWQTHTRESAAMTILTAVPDNPHGYGRVLRTAPGSAEVRAIVEQKSLTPEQLAQPEQISEINSGIYAFRTKSLFQSLDALTNTNSAGEFYLTDVAALLTSAGERVVAVAADSVDEVLGANTIAEMMHLDAALRRATADRLMAAGVTIFRPDTVVIDSTVEVGPDTVVEPYVQLLGKTRIGSHCRIRSYSTLENSTVGDGVLIRNGCVLDSAEVASNALLGPYAHLRPQSRIGEGAHVGNFVETKKATLGAGSKANHLSYLGDAEIGAGVNIGAGVITCNYDGVNKHVTRIGDRSFIGSDSTLVAPLTVESESYVAAGSCITETVPSGALALGRARQVTKPGWAERRKAEQRSQKD is encoded by the coding sequence ATGGAAGCGCTCGGAATCGTCATCATGGCCGCCGGCAAAGGCACTCGCCTCAAAAGCAGCCGTCCCAAGGTCCTACACGCCGTCGGCGGCAAGCTGCTGCTGCAACACGTGATCGATGCTGCGCTCCAGATCGTGCCGGCATCTGCGATACAGATTGTGATCGGACACCAGGCCGAGATGGTGCGGCAGGCCGTGCAGCACACCGGCGTTCGCTTCGTCCTGCAGGCGGAGCAGCTCGGTACGGGCCACGCCCTCCAGTGCGTCAAGCAGTCCTACCTCGCGGATCGAGTCGCCCCGCCCGAGAACCTCATCGTCCTCTCCGGTGACGTACCCCTGATTCGGCCCGAGACCATCGACCGGCTCTGGCAGACCCACACCCGCGAGTCCGCCGCCATGACGATCCTGACCGCCGTGCCCGACAACCCTCACGGCTACGGCCGAGTGCTGCGCACTGCCCCGGGCTCGGCTGAGGTTCGCGCCATTGTGGAACAGAAATCGCTGACTCCCGAGCAGCTCGCCCAGCCGGAGCAGATCAGCGAGATCAACAGCGGCATCTACGCCTTTCGCACCAAGTCCCTCTTCCAGAGCCTGGACGCCCTCACCAACACCAACAGCGCCGGCGAGTTCTACCTGACCGACGTTGCCGCACTGCTTACCTCGGCCGGCGAGCGAGTAGTCGCAGTGGCCGCTGACTCCGTTGACGAAGTCTTGGGCGCCAACACTATCGCCGAGATGATGCACCTGGACGCCGCCCTGCGCCGCGCCACGGCCGACCGACTGATGGCGGCTGGCGTCACAATCTTCCGGCCAGACACCGTGGTCATCGACAGCACGGTTGAAGTCGGCCCGGACACGGTTGTCGAACCGTACGTCCAGCTTCTTGGAAAGACCCGCATCGGCTCGCACTGCCGCATCCGGTCCTACAGCACACTCGAAAACAGCACGGTTGGCGACGGCGTCCTGATCCGCAACGGCTGCGTTCTCGACTCGGCGGAGGTGGCGTCCAACGCCCTCCTTGGCCCTTACGCCCACCTGCGGCCACAAAGCCGCATCGGCGAGGGCGCCCACGTCGGCAACTTCGTTGAGACGAAGAAGGCGACCTTGGGGGCGGGCTCCAAGGCCAATCACCTCAGCTACTTAGGCGACGCGGAGATTGGTGCCGGCGTCAACATCGGCGCTGGTGTCATCACATGCAATTACGACGGCGTCAACAAACACGTGACCCGCATCGGCGACCGCAGCTTCATCGGATCGGACAGCACCCTGGTCGCTCCGCTGACCGTCGAGTCGGAAAGCTACGTCGCCGCCGGTAGTTGCATCACCGAGACGGTCCCGAGCGGCGCCTTGGCCCTGGGCCGGGCACGCCAGGTGACCAAACCGGGATGGGCCGAGCGCCGCAAAGCCGAGCAGCGTAGCCAAAAGGACTAA
- a CDS encoding CYCXC family (seleno)protein gives MKRYLALAAIAFATVAASAQWGNPAEDIPAYNAAAPHAPLPPVLSGGQLSGPYFAHPYQVTTYQMAQKIPTVLHQLPCYCRCDRAMGHNSLHSCFEGTHGAACSTCMKEDVYAYQQTKLGRTPAQIRTGIEKGEWMNIDLEAAKL, from the coding sequence ATGAAGCGTTATCTCGCTCTGGCCGCCATCGCCTTCGCGACCGTTGCAGCCTCCGCCCAATGGGGCAATCCCGCCGAAGACATTCCCGCCTACAACGCTGCGGCGCCGCACGCTCCGCTGCCGCCCGTCCTGTCAGGTGGCCAGCTCAGCGGTCCTTACTTCGCGCACCCGTACCAGGTCACCACGTACCAGATGGCGCAGAAGATCCCGACCGTCCTGCACCAGTTGCCCTGCTATTGCCGCTGTGACCGCGCCATGGGCCACAACAGTCTGCATTCCTGCTTTGAGGGAACGCACGGCGCTGCGTGCTCCACCTGCATGAAGGAAGACGTGTACGCCTACCAGCAGACGAAACTGGGCCGCACCCCAGCGCAAATTCGCACCGGCATCGAAAAAGGCGAGTGGATGAACATCGACCTGGAGGCTGCGAAGCTCTAG
- a CDS encoding ROK family protein encodes MRERIRIGIDLGGTKIEGRAFDADGKELDRIRVATPKGDYPGTIEAIASTAEALETRAGVKGTVGVGIPGTVVRSTGLVKNANSTWLNGMPLERDLSARMSREVRCANDANCLAISEAIDGAAAGYPVVFGVILGTGCGGGVSIEGRVHSGPNGLGGEWGHNPLPLQSPEEWPGPECYCGRRGCIEKWISGSGLERDFQQATGKALRGPEIVSLSEKGDAEAEAALQRLEDRVARSLAGLVHILDPDAFVIGGGLSRLARLYRNVPRLLNQYTFGGPVETPILQAVHGDASGVRGAAWLWPLDANASKPMV; translated from the coding sequence GTGCGCGAACGCATACGGATCGGGATAGACCTGGGCGGAACAAAGATCGAAGGCCGCGCGTTTGACGCGGACGGCAAGGAACTGGACCGTATCCGGGTGGCGACGCCGAAGGGCGACTACCCCGGGACGATCGAGGCGATTGCATCCACGGCGGAGGCTCTGGAGACCCGGGCCGGCGTGAAGGGCACAGTGGGCGTAGGCATCCCGGGAACGGTCGTTCGGTCGACCGGCCTGGTCAAGAATGCGAACTCGACGTGGCTCAACGGTATGCCACTCGAGCGCGATCTCTCCGCGCGGATGAGCAGGGAAGTGCGCTGCGCGAACGACGCGAACTGCCTCGCGATCTCAGAAGCAATCGACGGCGCGGCTGCCGGGTACCCGGTGGTGTTTGGCGTAATCCTGGGGACTGGCTGTGGTGGCGGTGTTTCGATCGAGGGACGGGTTCACAGCGGGCCCAACGGGCTCGGGGGCGAATGGGGACACAACCCGCTTCCGCTGCAATCACCCGAGGAGTGGCCCGGACCTGAATGCTACTGCGGTCGGCGTGGATGTATTGAGAAGTGGATTTCGGGGAGTGGCCTCGAGCGGGACTTTCAGCAGGCGACGGGCAAAGCACTACGCGGGCCGGAGATCGTATCGCTGAGTGAGAAGGGCGATGCCGAAGCAGAGGCCGCCCTGCAGCGGCTCGAAGATCGAGTGGCGCGTTCCCTGGCGGGGCTGGTCCACATTCTGGACCCAGACGCGTTTGTGATTGGTGGCGGGCTTTCGCGCCTGGCCCGGCTGTATCGCAATGTCCCGAGGCTGTTGAACCAGTACACGTTTGGCGGGCCGGTGGAAACGCCGATCCTGCAGGCGGTGCATGGCGACGCGAGTGGTGTTCGCGGAGCAGCCTGGCTCTGGCCGTTGGACGCGAATGCGTCCAAACCGATGGTGTAG
- the rfaD gene encoding ADP-glyceromanno-heptose 6-epimerase produces MKTTVVTGAAGFIGRNVVAELNRRGNAELLLVDRLGTDERWKNLVGLEYEHLISPEEFLDRLHDLGEAELPEIDSIVHLGACSSTTERDADFLLRNNYAYTRALCEWSQAKGVRLVYASSAATYGDGSLGYDDSDALTPGLKPLNMYGYSKHMFDLWALKHGLFTKSENPIAGLKYFNVYGPYEDHKDDMRSVVNKSFGQIGDGSGKVQLFKSHRQDYRDGEQMRDFVYVKDAVDVTLYLAEHREIGGLFNCGTGTARTWNDLVTAVYAAMGHRPQIEYIDMPETLQGKYQYFTEAKMDKLRAAGYNQPFTTLEEGVRDYVTTYLNARS; encoded by the coding sequence ATGAAGACGACCGTGGTAACCGGCGCTGCCGGCTTTATTGGGCGCAACGTGGTGGCGGAATTGAACCGGCGTGGCAATGCGGAACTTCTGCTGGTGGACCGGCTGGGAACGGACGAGCGGTGGAAAAACCTGGTCGGCCTCGAGTACGAACATCTGATTTCACCGGAGGAGTTTCTGGATCGTCTGCACGACCTGGGCGAAGCGGAACTGCCCGAGATCGACAGCATCGTTCATCTGGGAGCGTGTTCGTCGACGACTGAGCGGGATGCGGACTTCCTTTTGCGTAACAACTATGCGTACACCCGCGCGCTGTGTGAGTGGTCGCAGGCTAAGGGTGTGCGACTTGTGTATGCGTCGTCGGCGGCCACGTATGGCGATGGCAGCCTGGGCTACGACGACAGCGATGCGCTGACACCGGGTTTGAAGCCGCTGAACATGTACGGCTACTCCAAGCATATGTTTGACTTGTGGGCGCTGAAGCATGGTCTGTTCACGAAAAGCGAGAACCCGATCGCCGGATTGAAGTACTTCAACGTGTACGGGCCGTATGAGGACCACAAGGATGACATGCGATCCGTGGTGAACAAGAGCTTCGGGCAGATCGGGGACGGCAGTGGCAAGGTGCAACTGTTCAAGAGTCACCGCCAGGACTACCGCGACGGTGAACAGATGCGGGATTTTGTCTACGTAAAGGATGCGGTGGATGTGACGCTGTACCTGGCCGAGCACCGGGAGATTGGAGGCCTGTTCAACTGCGGCACCGGCACTGCGCGCACCTGGAACGACCTGGTGACCGCTGTGTATGCGGCCATGGGACACCGGCCGCAGATTGAATACATCGACATGCCGGAAACTTTGCAGGGCAAGTACCAGTACTTCACAGAAGCAAAGATGGATAAACTGCGCGCTGCCGGGTATAACCAGCCCTTTACGACTCTGGAAGAGGGTGTGCGCGATTATGTGACCACGTATCTCAACGCGCGGTCGTGA
- a CDS encoding MFS transporter codes for MQRPAMSQDTPVQQNQLRWVVCGLLFLATTINYMDRSVFSLIEPKLHDLPFMGWNPADPTHSVFNNNFGNVLIFFQIAYGVGLLVSGRIIDRLGTKVGYALAILIWGISSMSHAFVGSVAGFCIARFMLGLGESGNFPAALKSTSEWFPQSERALATGIWNSGANVSAIIAPLLIPFVVAKYGWHAAFITTGSFGMLWLVLWLLFPYDRLRRGSTQTQQNLELPVRKAGLQPDRIPLGYILRERGTWAFALGKFLTDPIWWFYLFWLPKYFHENYGLSLNELYKPLIVVYLSSSVGSIVAGYLPGALMRSGMTVNKARKLAMLICACCVLPVAAVPYMAAHHIGLWPTIALFSLAAAAHQGWSANLMTTPSDVVPSTAVSTVVGVGGAFGAVGGALFTAVVKKNITTHPLVLFAFAACAYLLSLVFIQLLVPRLGAPSAQLEADADVLP; via the coding sequence GTGCAACGCCCCGCAATGTCGCAGGACACCCCGGTCCAGCAGAACCAGCTTCGCTGGGTGGTCTGCGGCCTGCTCTTTCTGGCAACGACCATCAACTACATGGATCGGTCGGTCTTCTCGCTGATCGAGCCCAAACTGCACGATTTGCCCTTTATGGGCTGGAACCCCGCCGACCCGACGCACAGCGTCTTTAATAACAACTTCGGCAACGTCCTCATCTTTTTCCAGATCGCCTACGGGGTGGGCCTGCTGGTCAGCGGACGGATTATCGACCGCCTCGGCACCAAGGTGGGCTACGCGCTGGCGATCCTCATCTGGGGCATCTCCAGCATGAGCCATGCCTTTGTCGGATCGGTGGCCGGCTTCTGCATCGCGCGGTTTATGCTCGGTCTCGGCGAAAGCGGCAACTTCCCCGCCGCCCTCAAATCGACCAGCGAATGGTTCCCGCAGAGCGAGCGAGCGCTGGCCACAGGTATCTGGAACTCCGGCGCGAACGTCTCCGCCATCATCGCGCCGCTGCTTATCCCATTCGTTGTCGCGAAGTACGGCTGGCACGCGGCTTTCATCACCACGGGGTCCTTCGGCATGCTGTGGCTCGTGCTGTGGCTGCTGTTCCCCTATGACAGGCTGCGCCGGGGATCCACCCAGACCCAGCAAAATCTCGAGCTTCCCGTCCGCAAGGCCGGCCTCCAGCCCGACCGCATTCCCCTGGGCTACATTCTTCGCGAGCGCGGCACCTGGGCCTTCGCTCTGGGCAAGTTCCTTACCGATCCCATCTGGTGGTTTTACCTCTTCTGGCTTCCCAAGTACTTCCACGAGAATTACGGTCTGTCGCTGAACGAGCTGTATAAGCCGTTGATCGTGGTGTACCTGTCGTCGTCGGTCGGGTCGATCGTCGCCGGTTATCTGCCGGGCGCGCTCATGCGCAGCGGCATGACGGTCAACAAGGCGCGCAAGCTCGCCATGCTCATCTGCGCCTGCTGCGTTCTGCCCGTGGCCGCAGTTCCGTACATGGCAGCGCATCACATCGGCCTGTGGCCGACTATCGCGCTGTTCTCGCTTGCCGCCGCGGCTCACCAGGGCTGGTCGGCCAACCTCATGACCACACCAAGTGACGTTGTGCCGTCCACTGCCGTGTCAACCGTCGTCGGTGTGGGTGGTGCGTTTGGCGCAGTCGGCGGTGCTCTCTTCACGGCAGTCGTGAAGAAGAACATCACGACTCATCCGCTTGTCCTGTTCGCCTTCGCAGCATGTGCCTACCTGCTGTCGCTTGTCTTCATTCAATTGCTGGTGCCACGCCTCGGCGCACCTTCCGCGCAGCTCGAAGCCGACGCTGACGTGCTGCCGTAG
- the metG gene encoding methionine--tRNA ligase encodes MPSKFYVTTPIYYVNARPHIGHAYTTIAADVLALHARMQGRDTWFLTGTDEHGQKVQRSAQAAGVSPQQFADEVSSSFRALWQRMGISYDQYIRTTDKAHRRGAQQLFSTLYERGQIYLDSYTGQYCVSEEMFVEGPPGTIGPDGRPTETVTEENFYFRLSAFQKPLIDLIESGQLAIEPESRKNEVLSFLRGNVNSGAETLLSDTGVPYVPGALKDLSVSRTSFDWGIPVPEPAANTTEQKHVIYVWLDALANYITALGYGDSSEEAREKLARFWPADVQLVGKEIVRFHCVYWPAFLLAAGLPLPKKILAHGWLLFEESKMSKSRGNIVRSETILDAFGALRPDLDKELQDLFGADVLRYFLLREISFGQDGSFSFDALITRYNSDLANGYGNLVSRTLKMVEQYFVGTVPEAGLSTELTVATTDAIRSVGEALAQQQFTAAVTACATLVTAIDGYITINAPWKLAKDETQRNRLASVLRTAVKAIRILTALLHPVLPFTTEAVWQQLGLGSLRRAVANGELTDLTHGGFPANARLGTLKPLFPRADKETLTRMTDAEQKPNAPTTDPEAPNTHAEQVDPNTQTLAPMTEATTGNAPAAQSTSADSTGTAPAADAPAEPDTPQITIDDFAKVDLRVAQVLFAERVPKSDKLLRLEVDLGYEKRQVLAGIAAYYEPEKLIGRKVVIVANLAPRKLRGYESQGMVVAASVGDGTPALASFLEDIEIGARLR; translated from the coding sequence ATGCCTTCGAAGTTCTACGTCACCACTCCTATCTACTACGTGAACGCGCGGCCACACATTGGCCATGCCTACACGACCATTGCCGCCGACGTGCTCGCCCTGCACGCCCGCATGCAGGGCCGCGACACCTGGTTCCTGACCGGCACCGACGAGCACGGCCAAAAGGTGCAGCGCTCTGCACAGGCTGCCGGCGTCAGCCCGCAACAGTTCGCGGACGAGGTCTCCTCAAGCTTCCGCGCGCTCTGGCAACGCATGGGCATCAGCTACGACCAGTACATCCGCACCACGGACAAGGCGCACCGCCGCGGCGCTCAGCAGCTTTTCTCCACCCTCTACGAGCGTGGGCAAATCTACCTCGACAGCTACACCGGCCAGTACTGCGTCTCCGAGGAGATGTTCGTCGAAGGTCCCCCGGGCACCATTGGTCCCGACGGCCGGCCCACCGAGACCGTCACCGAAGAGAACTTCTACTTCCGCCTCTCCGCCTTTCAGAAGCCGCTGATCGACCTCATCGAGTCGGGCCAGCTTGCCATCGAGCCCGAGTCGCGGAAGAACGAAGTTCTCTCGTTCCTGCGCGGCAATGTCAACAGCGGCGCTGAAACCCTTCTCAGCGACACCGGGGTGCCGTACGTCCCCGGCGCTCTGAAAGATCTTTCCGTCTCCCGCACCAGCTTCGACTGGGGCATCCCCGTTCCCGAGCCCGCAGCCAACACGACCGAGCAGAAGCACGTCATCTATGTCTGGCTCGATGCGCTCGCCAACTACATCACGGCGCTCGGCTACGGCGACTCCTCCGAAGAGGCGCGCGAGAAGCTTGCTCGCTTCTGGCCCGCCGACGTACAGCTTGTCGGCAAGGAGATCGTTCGCTTCCACTGCGTCTACTGGCCCGCCTTCCTGCTCGCGGCTGGCCTGCCCTTGCCGAAGAAGATCCTCGCTCACGGCTGGCTGCTGTTCGAAGAATCGAAGATGTCCAAGTCGCGCGGCAACATCGTGCGCTCCGAGACGATCCTCGATGCCTTCGGCGCGCTTCGCCCCGACCTCGACAAGGAGCTGCAGGACCTCTTCGGCGCCGACGTCCTTCGCTACTTCCTCCTGCGCGAAATCTCGTTCGGCCAGGACGGCTCGTTCAGCTTCGACGCCCTCATCACGCGCTACAACAGCGATCTCGCAAACGGCTACGGCAACCTGGTTAGCCGCACGCTCAAGATGGTCGAGCAGTACTTCGTCGGCACCGTGCCGGAAGCCGGCCTGAGCACTGAACTCACCGTCGCAACAACGGACGCGATCCGCTCGGTCGGCGAGGCGCTCGCGCAACAGCAGTTCACCGCTGCCGTCACCGCCTGCGCCACGCTAGTCACGGCCATCGACGGCTACATCACAATCAACGCGCCGTGGAAGCTGGCAAAAGATGAGACACAGCGCAACCGGCTCGCCTCCGTTCTGCGCACCGCCGTCAAAGCGATCCGCATTCTCACCGCGTTGCTGCACCCCGTGCTTCCCTTCACCACCGAAGCTGTGTGGCAGCAGCTTGGTCTGGGCTCGCTGCGGCGCGCCGTTGCGAATGGCGAACTCACTGATCTGACTCACGGCGGCTTTCCCGCCAACGCGCGCCTGGGCACGCTCAAGCCGCTCTTCCCCCGCGCCGACAAGGAGACACTCACCCGCATGACCGACGCCGAACAGAAGCCCAACGCGCCTACAACCGATCCGGAAGCACCCAACACGCACGCCGAGCAGGTCGACCCGAACACACAAACGCTCGCGCCCATGACCGAGGCCACGACCGGCAACGCACCCGCCGCGCAAAGCACCTCGGCCGATTCGACAGGTACTGCGCCCGCAGCAGACGCACCCGCGGAGCCCGACACCCCGCAGATCACCATCGACGACTTCGCCAAGGTAGACCTTCGCGTCGCCCAGGTACTCTTCGCCGAACGCGTTCCCAAATCCGACAAGCTCCTCCGCCTTGAAGTCGATCTAGGCTACGAGAAGCGCCAGGTCCTCGCCGGCATTGCTGCCTACTACGAGCCCGAAAAGCTCATCGGCCGCAAGGTCGTCATCGTTGCCAACCTTGCCCCACGCAAGCTCCGCGGCTACGAGTCGCAGGGCATGGTCGTTGCCGCCAGCGTAGGCGACGGCACACCCGCCCTCGCCAGCTTCCTCGAAGACATCGAGATCGGGGCACGTCTCCGCTAG